The Nocardioides sp. S-1144 genome includes a region encoding these proteins:
- a CDS encoding YciI family protein translates to MEFFCYHRDRPGSTPLRTRMVEEHWSYMDQFAAGMIARGPTFTSDGTLTGSVHILNLPDPTAARAFAFDEPGYQAGAYRDVLLRRWHNALGRTMWDVGGGRPDANRYLVLGFTPDPAVDGPDLPVGDDLIACGPLLSDDGSLVLGAAVLLGASDPDEARGILAADCYTEVEVHQWRPGGRPS, encoded by the coding sequence ATGGAGTTCTTCTGCTACCACCGCGATCGCCCCGGCTCGACTCCGCTGCGGACCCGGATGGTGGAGGAGCACTGGTCCTACATGGACCAGTTCGCCGCAGGGATGATTGCCCGCGGGCCCACCTTCACCAGCGACGGAACCCTGACCGGCAGCGTGCACATCCTCAATCTGCCAGACCCGACCGCAGCTCGAGCCTTCGCCTTCGACGAGCCCGGCTACCAGGCCGGCGCCTACCGCGACGTGCTGCTGCGGCGGTGGCACAACGCCCTGGGTCGCACCATGTGGGACGTCGGTGGCGGTCGGCCTGACGCCAACCGCTACCTCGTCCTCGGGTTCACCCCGGACCCGGCAGTGGACGGCCCGGACCTGCCGGTCGGCGACGACCTGATCGCCTGCGGGCCGCTCCTGTCCGACGACGGGTCCCTGGTCCTGGGAGCAGCCGTCCTCCTGGGGGCATCCGACCCAGACGAGGCGCGGGGGATCCTCGCCGCCGATTGCTACACCGAGGTCGAGGTGCATCAGTGGCGCCCCGGTGGCCGGCCGAGCTGA
- a CDS encoding ABC transporter permease — MSGTSSLLPSRAVLHATRLGVRRGGIEMAHSLTNRADQIWIVVMNGIFIGVLVLQRDSDLADTGYSLAVATLPGLIGMNVVMGGWMGTAQMLAVEREDGTLLRAKSTPHGMLAYLVARVTLAVLNTALGLVIFLVAGLFLLPGLTDVPLTGWLMLLAVFLLGMLATMPWGAVVGACVKSAGAGFGLTFLPMIGLIAISGIFYPITGMPDWLHPVAQAFPVYWLGAGMRDALLPEAAAAAELGGQFHTLTTFGVLGAYAALGLLVAPRVLRAMARKESGSAVESRKAKAMQGWS, encoded by the coding sequence ATGAGCGGCACCTCGAGCCTGCTGCCGTCGCGCGCGGTCCTGCACGCGACCCGCCTCGGCGTGCGCCGCGGCGGCATCGAGATGGCCCACAGCCTGACCAACCGCGCCGACCAGATCTGGATCGTCGTGATGAACGGCATCTTCATCGGCGTCCTGGTGCTCCAGCGCGACTCCGACCTCGCCGACACCGGCTACTCGCTGGCGGTCGCGACGCTGCCCGGGCTGATCGGCATGAACGTCGTCATGGGCGGGTGGATGGGCACCGCGCAGATGCTCGCCGTCGAGCGTGAGGACGGCACGCTCCTGCGAGCCAAGTCGACCCCGCACGGCATGCTCGCCTACCTCGTCGCCCGCGTGACCCTCGCCGTGCTCAACACGGCGCTCGGCCTCGTGATCTTCCTCGTGGCGGGCCTGTTCCTGCTTCCCGGGCTCACCGACGTCCCGCTCACCGGCTGGCTGATGCTGCTGGCGGTCTTCCTGCTCGGCATGCTCGCGACCATGCCTTGGGGAGCGGTCGTCGGAGCCTGCGTCAAGTCGGCCGGCGCCGGGTTCGGCCTGACGTTCCTGCCGATGATCGGGCTCATCGCGATCTCGGGCATCTTCTACCCGATCACCGGGATGCCGGACTGGCTCCACCCGGTCGCCCAGGCGTTCCCGGTCTACTGGCTCGGGGCCGGCATGCGCGACGCCCTGCTCCCCGAGGCCGCCGCGGCGGCCGAGCTGGGAGGGCAGTTCCACACCCTGACGACGTTCGGCGTGCTCGGCGCGTACGCCGCCCTCGGGCTGCTGGTCGCGCCCAGGGTGCTGCGGGCGATGGCGCGCAAGGAGTCCGGCTCGGCGGTCGAGAGCCGCAAGGCCAAGGCCATGCAGGGGTGGAGCTGA
- a CDS encoding VanZ family protein, which translates to MVLVVCLEHLRRRGLLTAPRAAVALTLSVYAAGVVANTVFPVFLDKPAGSAGWGRFLNVTPVTGYELGDAVINVCVFVPVGVLVSLVAPSWPWWRALAVATVCSLFIEASQFVTAILLGGGHIADVNDLIFNAVGAALGLLFLSALSAAPVAARLVDRCRWSRGGAAV; encoded by the coding sequence GTGGTCCTCGTCGTCTGCCTGGAGCACTTGCGACGGCGCGGTCTGCTCACGGCACCGCGAGCCGCAGTGGCCCTGACCCTCAGCGTGTACGCCGCTGGGGTCGTCGCGAACACGGTCTTCCCCGTCTTCTTGGACAAACCGGCAGGCAGTGCCGGATGGGGTCGGTTCCTCAACGTCACTCCGGTGACCGGCTACGAGCTCGGCGACGCGGTGATCAACGTGTGCGTCTTCGTCCCCGTGGGGGTGCTGGTGTCGCTGGTGGCGCCCTCCTGGCCGTGGTGGCGAGCGCTGGCTGTGGCGACCGTGTGCAGCCTCTTCATCGAGGCGAGCCAGTTCGTGACCGCGATTCTCCTGGGAGGAGGTCACATCGCCGACGTCAACGACCTGATCTTCAACGCTGTCGGGGCCGCGCTGGGGCTGCTGTTCCTGTCTGCACTCTCGGCGGCGCCGGTAGCCGCTCGCCTGGTCGACAGGTGCCGCTGGTCCCGAGGCGGCGCAGCCGTGTGA
- a CDS encoding ABC transporter ATP-binding protein, which translates to MADRHGTDPVISVQNLRMSYGDSVVLDDVTFDAHQGEVLALLGPNGAGKSTTIEILEGFRHRSDGEVDVLGLDPARADETWRARLGIVQQSWRDHGRWGVRQLLVHLGAYYEPFSTAHRPRPMDVDELLETVGLAGHARQKAGSLSGGQRRRLDVAIGIVGRPDVLFLDEPTTGFDPQARRDFHDVVHRLADLEGTTILLTTHDLDEAEKLADRILILAGGRIVADGSAAELSRAVEGQTEVRWSRGGEHFVHAAADATRFVRELFEQHGSEIGDLEVRRSTLEDSYMTLVQRFESDPAAGRQPLEVVR; encoded by the coding sequence ATGGCTGACCGACACGGGACCGACCCGGTGATCTCGGTGCAGAACCTGCGGATGAGCTACGGCGACAGCGTGGTGCTCGACGACGTCACGTTCGACGCCCACCAGGGCGAGGTCCTCGCCCTGCTCGGTCCCAACGGAGCGGGCAAGAGCACGACCATCGAGATTCTCGAGGGGTTCCGTCACCGCTCCGACGGTGAGGTCGACGTGCTCGGTCTCGACCCGGCCAGGGCCGACGAGACGTGGCGGGCCCGTCTCGGCATCGTCCAGCAGTCGTGGCGCGACCACGGGCGGTGGGGGGTGCGCCAGCTGCTGGTGCACCTGGGCGCGTACTACGAGCCCTTCTCCACCGCCCACCGGCCGCGCCCCATGGACGTGGACGAGCTGCTCGAGACCGTCGGCCTCGCCGGGCACGCCCGCCAGAAGGCCGGGTCCTTGTCAGGCGGGCAGCGGCGACGTCTCGACGTCGCGATCGGCATCGTGGGTCGCCCCGACGTGCTCTTCCTCGACGAGCCCACCACGGGCTTCGACCCGCAGGCGCGGCGCGACTTCCACGACGTGGTGCACCGGCTCGCCGACCTCGAGGGCACCACGATCCTGCTCACGACACACGACCTCGACGAGGCCGAGAAGCTCGCCGACCGCATCCTGATCCTCGCCGGCGGTCGGATCGTCGCCGACGGCAGCGCCGCCGAGCTGTCCCGCGCGGTGGAGGGCCAGACCGAGGTGCGGTGGAGCCGGGGCGGGGAGCACTTCGTCCACGCTGCCGCCGACGCCACCCGCTTCGTGCGCGAGCTCTTCGAGCAGCACGGCAGCGAGATCGGCGACCTCGAGGTCCGTCGCAGCACCCTGGAGGACAGCTACATGACCCTGGTCCAGCGGTTCGAGAGCGACCCCGCAGCCGGACGGCAGCCCCTGGAGGTCGTGCGATGA